In Atribacterota bacterium, the genomic window TCATGCACCGCGAACGCATTAATCATGTGCTCCAAAAGCCACTCGAACTCCTGGCTTTTTTCTTGAAGGGCGTTTTCAAGCGTTTTGCGTTCGGTTATGTCCCGAGCAATACCCTCCAAAGCGATGAGGTTTCCCACCTCATCGTACACTGGTACATTCACCTGTTCAGTCCAGATGATGGTTCCGTCTTTTCGCACCCAGCGCAGGGAAAGTGGTTTCCCTAACCACTTTCCTTCGGCGATTTCAGAGAGGATTTTTCGGTCGTCAGGATGGATAATTTTAAGCACCAGGTCAGGGTCAGCATAGTGGTCCTGAGGGGTATAGCCGGTAATGGAGGTTACCGAAGGACTGACGTACTCAAAGTACCGTTCCGGGAAAAGATGGAGCCGGTAGAAAACATCCCGGCTATCGTTTTCAATGAGGGTGTTGAAGGGAAAGTGAAAAGAACTCCGGAAGAGAACCGCAAGGAGTTTTTCTCCCAGGCGAAGAAGCTTCGCTCGTACCTTCCCCTGTAGGGGAAAGGCGATTTCAAAGGATTCACCGACCCGGTGGCGTTCCAGTTCCCGGAAGAAGAGTGGACTCTTTTCCACCGCTTCCAAGAGATTTCCAACCAGGTCAAGAACAAAAATTTCCTCATTCCCACGCTGGAAAACCCGCACCGGGAGTCTTTCCCACTCGCCCGTGCTCACCGTACACCCCTTCAGGATTTTTTTACATTGTAGTGAAAAAGACCATGTTTCGTCAACGGGAGTTAGGATTCGTTCTTTAGAAAGGTCTTTTGAAGGTATCGAAGTGATTCCCGCAGCATCCGCTCTAAAAGGGCATCGGAGTAATCCCGGCCCAGTTTGGGTCCCGGGAGCTCCAGGTATCCCACCAGATGTTTCTGGGGAATGAGCGCTTGGTTTTGGAGAAGGAGGGTACGCACCTTGCACACGTCGACGACCCCCCGGGATAAGTTTTCGGGTTCAAACCCGAAGGTTTGGTGGAAAATCCGGTCGGTGTTTTTGAAATGGAATTCCCAGAGATAGGGAAAAGAGGCGGCAAAATAGGTCATATGGTCAACGAGGATTTCCCCCCTTTCGTTCACCCATCCGTGGGAGACATCGGCACAAAACCCAAAGGTAGAGGTGGTTTCGGGATTTTGTCGGTGGTACTCATTCAGGGTTGACCCAATCCAGTGTACTTCCTCTACCGAACAGGGAGGTTCTGCGTAACAGGACATGGGCTCCAGAGTAAGACACTCGATTCCCAAATCGTGTGCCCAGTGCATGAGTTCCATGGCCCGGCGAAGGTAGTTTTCAATCCGCTTCGAACGCCTCTCCAGTTTATCCCTGGGGATGGCTCCCATGCAGCCTCCACAGGATGAAGCACCCAGCATCTGGGCAACTTCCATAAGGCGAAGGTAATGACGGAAGGTCACTTCTTCCTGGAGGGGGTCCAGGGACAAAAATCCGCCCAGTTCCCGGTAGGCAGAAAAAAGGCTTTTGATGACGATTCCCCGTTTTTCGGCTTTTTCTCGAAGCTCTAAGAAATAGCGATCAGGAAGAGAGTAGAGTTCAAAAAAAGTTCCCAGCTGTAGATAGGTGATTCCTTCGTCTTTCATGAGGTCAAATAACCAGTCAAATGAGTACCGGTAGGTAATGGGGTCGCTTTTGACACCCAAGGCCAGTTCCATTGTGGGTTCACCCTTTCTCCTATTTCCATGGTTCGTTGGAAATCCGACGGACATTCACTTCGTCGATCACAGCGTTTCCCTGACTACTGAGTAAGAACCACACGATTTCGGCAATTTCTTCCGGTTGAATCAGGGTTTCCGGGGGGATGTCCGGGCGCATGTTCCCAATGAGGTCGGTCGCCACCCCTCCGGGGGAAATGACATGCACCCGGATTCCTTCCGGATGCAATTCCCGAGCTAAAACCTTGGTCAGTCCCAGAAGGGCGTGTTTTGACGCCGTGTAGGCTCCCTGGTTGATGTAACCCTTATACGCCACCACCGAAGCAATGTTGATGATGGTTGGTGTTTCGGACTGGCGCAGGTACGGAATCGCCGCTTGAGCAAGCAAAAATGGGGCTCGGGCGTTCACCGCCATCTGGAAGTCCCACTCTTCGACTGTCGTTTTTTCAATCGGTCGGGATAAGGCTACCCCGGCATTATTGATAAGGATATCCAACCTTCCAAAGCGTTCTATGGTTTTTCGAACCAGCAAAGCTGGGACCTCCACCCGGCTCAGGTCTCCCGGAATGGCGATCGCCTCCACACCCAGAAACCCGATTTCCTGGATTACCTTTTGGAGTGTTTCCTCATTGCGCCCGTTAAGGGCAAGGTGTAGGCCTTTCTTCGCCAGAAGTTTAGCGATGGCTTTCCCAATCCCTCGCGTGGCTCCTGTCACCAGGGCGACTTTCCCTTTCACCGTTTCCACCTCTTTCTTAAGGTATCGCTGGTATTGTAGCATACCTTTTCCGTTACGGATGAGGGGAAAAAGCCAAAGGGGGGTTTAGAGAAAGCAAGGGCGGCGCTGAAGAAAGAGGCTCCTTATCAAGGATTGTGGAGCTCAATCCCTTGGATTTTTCCCCTCGTTGGGAGTGTTCGTATCTGTCCTTTCCGGAAAAAACCAGCTGGTTACGATACCGTATTTTTGGTCAAATACTCAGTGCCCGTTTTTGGGTCTTCCCACCGGCATGAGATACAGGGGTAATTGGTTTCGGGGCAATTGGACAATCTGGGTTACTTCCTCGTCCCGGAAGGCTCCAATGGCGACCGTTCCAAGGCCCAGAGCCTGTGCTTCGAGGTATACATTCTGGGCAGCATGTCCTACTTCCATATGCACGTAGCGGATGCCCCGCTCTCCGTACCGTCGGGTGGTACGCTCATAAACGGCACTCAAAAGGAGGGTTACCGGTGCTTCCCGAATCGATTCCTGGGAGAGTGCTGAATGAAAGAGTTCTGTTCTTCGATCGCCTTCGGTCACCATTTCGATGGCATGATCCCTTGGGTGATACCGGTACACCCCTGGGATAATTCCTTCCACTTTGCCTACGACCACGTAGAGTTCCAGGGGATACAGGGCTCCGGCTGAGGGTGTTGTCCGAAAACCGTAGATTTTTTCCGTGACACCCTGAGCGGCAAAAAGAAGCTGGGAAAGTTCCGGTACGGTCAAAGCTTCGTCCAGGAAGTTCCGAACCGAGCGACGTCGGAACAAGGCTTCTTCCACGGACATTTCCCCTTTGGTTTTTGGCTCGGGAAGGGCAATCTTTCCTTGGGCCCACGCCATTTCGGTCAGAAAAAACACCAGAAAAAAAGTCAAAATCGCCAGTTCTTTCATGGTTGGTATCCTCCCACTTTGGCATAAAAATACATCCTTAAGTGATAGTGTAACACAATCAAGGAGGATTTGAAAAAGGTTTGCGGAAAGAGTACAATTTAATCATACCCCACTTGGCGGATAAATGAGCCGGATGAGAAATGTTTTCTCGTTTTTTCCATTTTTGACAAAGGAGAGGGAGGGGCGTGTGGAGGAATTTGGAACGATGGATGCTTCTTCAAA contains:
- a CDS encoding TIM barrel protein: MELALGVKSDPITYRYSFDWLFDLMKDEGITYLQLGTFFELYSLPDRYFLELREKAEKRGIVIKSLFSAYRELGGFLSLDPLQEEVTFRHYLRLMEVAQMLGASSCGGCMGAIPRDKLERRSKRIENYLRRAMELMHWAHDLGIECLTLEPMSCYAEPPCSVEEVHWIGSTLNEYHRQNPETTSTFGFCADVSHGWVNERGEILVDHMTYFAASFPYLWEFHFKNTDRIFHQTFGFEPENLSRGVVDVCKVRTLLLQNQALIPQKHLVGYLELPGPKLGRDYSDALLERMLRESLRYLQKTFLKNES
- a CDS encoding SDR family oxidoreductase, which encodes MKGKVALVTGATRGIGKAIAKLLAKKGLHLALNGRNEETLQKVIQEIGFLGVEAIAIPGDLSRVEVPALLVRKTIERFGRLDILINNAGVALSRPIEKTTVEEWDFQMAVNARAPFLLAQAAIPYLRQSETPTIINIASVVAYKGYINQGAYTASKHALLGLTKVLARELHPEGIRVHVISPGGVATDLIGNMRPDIPPETLIQPEEIAEIVWFLLSSQGNAVIDEVNVRRISNEPWK
- a CDS encoding SagB/ThcOx family dehydrogenase; its protein translation is MKELAILTFFLVFFLTEMAWAQGKIALPEPKTKGEMSVEEALFRRRSVRNFLDEALTVPELSQLLFAAQGVTEKIYGFRTTPSAGALYPLELYVVVGKVEGIIPGVYRYHPRDHAIEMVTEGDRRTELFHSALSQESIREAPVTLLLSAVYERTTRRYGERGIRYVHMEVGHAAQNVYLEAQALGLGTVAIGAFRDEEVTQIVQLPRNQLPLYLMPVGRPKNGH